The Argopecten irradians isolate NY chromosome 16, Ai_NY, whole genome shotgun sequence genome window below encodes:
- the LOC138310631 gene encoding cyclin-Y-like protein 1 isoform X2, whose protein sequence is MGNKNSCSCIYSPKSRKPEDAYRPAAQPRSEEVGMEPKNQSLSSLHGVPHISDREILPEDNVGDPSIHPLAKPIFSSRSQSEINRNNKNRRRSQYDNRILQVQAPPPTALKKFSSCSTIFIDDSTVSQPNLKNTIKAVAYAIYFHIKNRESNRTIEIFDEKLHPLSREIVPEDYDSRDPEHKSIYRFVRNLFSAAQLTAECAIVTLVYLERLLHYAEIGIMPANWKRIVLGAILLSSKVWDDQAVWNVDYCQILKDIAVEDVNELERQFLELLQFNINVPSSVYAKYYFDLRALADANELSFPLEPLSKERAEKLEAMSNDGTISNLWQKPTLLRSNSLDAMTTNPRLSVAILS, encoded by the exons ATGGGTAACAAAAACTCTTGCAGCTGTATCTACAGCCCAAAGTCAAGAAAACCCGAAGATGCATACCGCCCAGCCGCCCAACCTCGGAGCGAGGAGGTGGGGATGGAACCAAAGAATCAAAGCTTGTCTTCTCTTCATGGGGTACCTCACATCAGTGACAGAGAGATCCTTCCAGAAG ACAATGTTGGTGATCCTTCTATACATCCGCTGGCAAAACCAATATTTTCATCACGGTCGCAGAGTGAAATAAATAGAA aCAACAAAAACAGAAGGAGGAGTCAATATGACAATAGAATCTTACAAGTTCAG GCACCTCCACCGACGGCGTTGAAAAAATTCAGCTCTTGTTCAACGATATTTATAGATGATTCCACTGTTAGCCAGCCTAATCTGAAGAACACAATCAAAGCCGTGGCGTACGCTATTTACTTTCATATAAAGAACCGGGAAAGTAATCGCACCATTGAGATTTTTGATGAAAAACTACACCCTTTGTCA AGGGAAATAGTTCCTGAAGATTACGACTCTCGAGACCCAGAGCACAAATCTATCTACCGATTTGTCAGGAACCTTTTCAGCGCTGCACAGTTGACAGCTGAATGTGCAATAGTAACCTTG GTATATTTGGAACGTCTGCTCCACTATGCTGAAATCGGTATTATGCCGGCTAATTGGAAGAGGATTGTGCTGGGAGCAATCCTGTTGTCCTCCAAAGTTTGGGATGATCAAGCCGTATGGAATGTTGACTACTGTCAAATCCTTAAGGATATAGCAGTAGAGGATGT GAATGAGTTAGAGCGACAGTTTCTCGAGCTACTACAGTTCAACATCAACGTCCCCTCCAGTGTATATGCCAAATACTACTTCGATTTGAGAGCTTTGGCCGACGCTAATGAGCTGAGCTTCCCACTGGAGCCACTCAGTAAAGAAAGGGCAGAAAAACTGGAG GCCATGTCCAATGATGGTACAATTTCCAACCTTTGGCAGAAACCAACCTTACTTCGATCAAACAGCCTTGACGCCATGACAACGAATCCCAGACTCAGTGTGGCCATTTTGTCATGA
- the LOC138310631 gene encoding cyclin-Y-like protein 1 isoform X1: MGNKNSCSCIYSPKSRKPEDAYRPAAQPRSEEVGMEPKNQSLSSLHGVPHISDREILPEDNVGDPSIHPLAKPIFSSRSQSEINRSKSRRRADVRSRHADNKNRRRSQYDNRILQVQAPPPTALKKFSSCSTIFIDDSTVSQPNLKNTIKAVAYAIYFHIKNRESNRTIEIFDEKLHPLSREIVPEDYDSRDPEHKSIYRFVRNLFSAAQLTAECAIVTLVYLERLLHYAEIGIMPANWKRIVLGAILLSSKVWDDQAVWNVDYCQILKDIAVEDVNELERQFLELLQFNINVPSSVYAKYYFDLRALADANELSFPLEPLSKERAEKLEAMSNDGTISNLWQKPTLLRSNSLDAMTTNPRLSVAILS; encoded by the exons ATGGGTAACAAAAACTCTTGCAGCTGTATCTACAGCCCAAAGTCAAGAAAACCCGAAGATGCATACCGCCCAGCCGCCCAACCTCGGAGCGAGGAGGTGGGGATGGAACCAAAGAATCAAAGCTTGTCTTCTCTTCATGGGGTACCTCACATCAGTGACAGAGAGATCCTTCCAGAAG ACAATGTTGGTGATCCTTCTATACATCCGCTGGCAAAACCAATATTTTCATCACGGTCGCAGAGTGAAATAAATAGAAGTAAGTCTCGCCGCAGGGCAGATGTCCGGAGCCGACATGCtg aCAACAAAAACAGAAGGAGGAGTCAATATGACAATAGAATCTTACAAGTTCAG GCACCTCCACCGACGGCGTTGAAAAAATTCAGCTCTTGTTCAACGATATTTATAGATGATTCCACTGTTAGCCAGCCTAATCTGAAGAACACAATCAAAGCCGTGGCGTACGCTATTTACTTTCATATAAAGAACCGGGAAAGTAATCGCACCATTGAGATTTTTGATGAAAAACTACACCCTTTGTCA AGGGAAATAGTTCCTGAAGATTACGACTCTCGAGACCCAGAGCACAAATCTATCTACCGATTTGTCAGGAACCTTTTCAGCGCTGCACAGTTGACAGCTGAATGTGCAATAGTAACCTTG GTATATTTGGAACGTCTGCTCCACTATGCTGAAATCGGTATTATGCCGGCTAATTGGAAGAGGATTGTGCTGGGAGCAATCCTGTTGTCCTCCAAAGTTTGGGATGATCAAGCCGTATGGAATGTTGACTACTGTCAAATCCTTAAGGATATAGCAGTAGAGGATGT GAATGAGTTAGAGCGACAGTTTCTCGAGCTACTACAGTTCAACATCAACGTCCCCTCCAGTGTATATGCCAAATACTACTTCGATTTGAGAGCTTTGGCCGACGCTAATGAGCTGAGCTTCCCACTGGAGCCACTCAGTAAAGAAAGGGCAGAAAAACTGGAG GCCATGTCCAATGATGGTACAATTTCCAACCTTTGGCAGAAACCAACCTTACTTCGATCAAACAGCCTTGACGCCATGACAACGAATCCCAGACTCAGTGTGGCCATTTTGTCATGA